Proteins encoded by one window of Mastacembelus armatus chromosome 23, fMasArm1.2, whole genome shotgun sequence:
- the zgc:165507 gene encoding monocarboxylate transporter 2, translating into MPPPVKGPSVAPPPDGGWGWAVVFGCFISIGFSYAFPKAITVFFKDIQIIFGASYSQIAWISSIMLAVMYAAGPISSILVNTYGCRPIVLVGGCLCATGMILASFCNNVLQLYICIGVIGGLGLAFNLQPALTMIGKYFYKKRPIANGLAMAGSPVFLSTLAPLNQYLFNQFGWRGSFLILGGLLLNCCVAGSLMRPLGPPPNKAKKDEELAAFTATTKEKRTVWQTVNKYLDLSLFKHRGFLIYLSGNVIMFLGFFAPIVFLAAYAKDMGVDEYSAAFLLSILAFVDMFARPSMGLLANTRWIRPKIQYFFSFAVLYNGVCHILCPLVESYTGLVVYSVFFGFAFGMVSSVLFETLMDLVGAQRFSSAVGLTTIVECCPVLIGPPLAGKLVDVTKNYKYMYFCCGAVVILASIWLFIGNFINYRLLERERKRAEMYKQTETEDPDQVQDKKKTDGEIQASEELLDNSQKQGEPMQRETNI; encoded by the exons ATGCCACCCCCTGTCAAAGGTCCCTCCGTTGCACCTCCACCAGACggtgggtgggggtgggctGTGGTTTTTGGATGTTTCATCTCCATTGGCTTCTCATACGCTTTCCCCAAGGCAATCACGGTCTTCTTCAAAGACATCCAGATCATCTTCGGTGCCTCCTACAGTCAGATCGCGTGGATCTCCTCCATCATGCTTGCGGTCATGTATGCTGCAG gtCCTATCAGCAGTATACTGGTCAACACATATGGCTGTAGGCCTATTGTCTTGGTGGGGGGCTGCCTCTGTGCCACAGGCATGATCTTAGCTTCCTTCTGCAACAATGTGTTGCAGCTTTATATCTGCATAGGAGTTATTGGTG GGCTTGGGCTAGCCTTCAACCTGCAGCCAGCGCTAACTATGATAGGCAAATACTTCTATAAGAAACGTCCCATTGCTAATGGGTTGGCGATGGCAGGAAGTCCTGTTTTCCTCAGCACCCTGGCTCCTCTCAATCAGTACCTCTTCAATCAATTTGGCTGGAGAGGCAGCTTTCTCATCCTGGGTGGCTTGCTGCTAAACTGTTGTGTGGCTGGTTCCCTCATGAGGCCTCTGGGACCACCACCCAATAAGGCCAAAAAGGATGAAGAGTTGGCTGCCTTCACCGCCACAACGAAGGAGAAACGTACTGTTTGGCAAACAGTCAACAAGTACCTGGATCTGTCGCTCTTCAAGCATCGAGGCTTCCTCATCTACCTGTCAGGAAATGTCATCATGTTTCTGGGCTTCTTCGCACCTATTGTTTTCCTCGCTGCCTATGCAAAGGACATGGGTGTGGATGAGTATTCTGCTGCCTTTCTGCTCTCGATTCTGGCTTTTGTTGACATGTTTGCCAGACCCTCAATGGGGCTACTGGCCAACACACGCTGGATTCGGCCCAAGATTCAATACTTCTTCAGCTTTGCTGTGCTGTACAATGGGGTGTGTCACATTCTCTGCCCATTAGTGGAAAGTTACACCGGCCTCGTGGTGTATTCAGTGTTCTTCGGCTTTGCCTTTGGCATGGTCAGCTCAGTGCTGTTTGAAACACTGATGGACCTGGTTGGGGCTCAGAGGTTCTCTAGTGCTGTGGGACTAACCACCATTGTGGAGTGCTGTCCTGTCCTCATTGGTCCACCACTAGCAG GGAAACTGGTCGATGTCACAAAAAACTACAAGtacatgtatttttgttgtgGAGCTGTTGTAATTCTGGCCAGTATTTGGCTCTTCATTGGAAACTTCATTAACTACAGACTCTTAGAGCGTGAACGTAAGCGTGCAGAGATGTACAAACAGACTGAGACAGAAGATCCAGACCAAGTTCAGGATAAGAAGAAGACTGATGGGGAAATCCAGGCGTCTGAGGAGCTGCTTGACAACAGTCAGAAACAGGGAGAGCCTATGCAGCGGGAAACCAACATCTAG